The Brasilonema sennae CENA114 genome includes a region encoding these proteins:
- a CDS encoding FAD-dependent monooxygenase, whose amino-acid sequence MNEKMETDVIIVGPAPTGFALACQLIRYGVDFVIFDKKKASPIYRKIQRMD is encoded by the coding sequence ATGAACGAAAAAATGGAAACGGATGTCATCATCGTCGGACCCGCTCCGACCGGCTTTGCGCTGGCGTGTCAGCTTATTCGCTACGGCGTTGATTTCGTTATTTTCGATAAAAAAAAAGCATCTCCGATTTATCGAAAAATACAGCGAATGGATTGA